A window of the Serratia sarumanii genome harbors these coding sequences:
- a CDS encoding RHS repeat-associated core domain-containing protein has product MTEAARVGDTIGHSHALAGMIAGTIVGGLIAAAGAVAAGALFVAGLAASCIGVGVLLIGASLAVGYLTGEAATAARDGIADAGAGSLTPKGNIVTGSPNVFINGKPAALATNSQVACSDDGPSMQMAQGSDKVSINGQPASRVGDKTNCDAQVMEGSPNVFIGGGTVTTLPIKPEVPDWLYKVSDLTLLFAGLVGGVGGAAGKLGALGKLLGKLPGINKLARIACRAGTLMTATAAVGIIARPVDIVSGQKFLDGEDDLDFVLPSRLPVAWQRYWRSGNPGDGVLGRGWNLFWESSLQPYQDGLVWRAPSGDFVAFPQVPRGHKTYCEAEKCWLMHNDDGSWQLFDVGEQIFHYPPLAGDQPSRLSMITDAIGNATSLFYDDEGLLSELVDSAGQRLMCRYAQGRLREVALQTAEGERTLARYGYDEQGQLTTVSNRAGEVTRRFGWRDGLMISHQDASGLLNEYQWQEIDGVPRVTAYRNSAGESLEFGYDFAGGRRSAVRGDGKRAEWRLDDDDNVAQYTDFDQRRYGFIYQRGELCSVLLPGGAQRQSEWDPYGRLLSETDPLGRVTRYQYSRNSGRLFAVAYPDGSSEAQHWDTLGRPTRYVDALGNATLYRYPDDEESLPAGVIDALGGEVKLEWDARGQLTRYTDCSGSVTAYTYDALGQLTAQTDAEGHQTRYLWDNGGRLHTLIHPDGGEERFNWNAHGQLAEHQDALGSLTRWQYNALGLPVRITDRINRTRRYHYSPQGWLTRLENGNGGEYRFSYDAVGRVLAEERPDDTRHYYRYGAAGLLEEHREVGLPGSAGELTQREQRFRFDEAGQLVWRGNASAEWHYRFDAMGRLRELNRLPTVSGAALGIEPDSVQMRYDAAGRLLGEQGVNGELQYQWDALANLQALTLPQGDRLQWLYYGSGHASAIKFNQQVVSEFTRDRLHRETGRSQGALQQQRRYDAMGRRSWQSSAFGHDKLTRPEDGVLWRAYRYTGRGELAGVSDALRGEVHYGYDAEGRLLQHREPNQGKPGARLVYDLADNLLGERSPQSDIDAHLPLAPIADNRLTHWQKLFYRYDAWGNLISRRNGLYEQHYRYDADNRLVQAHGRGPQGEFEAQYHYDALGRRSRKAVRYKGKTEQTTRFLWQGYRLLQEQRDDGSRRSWSYDPASPWSPLAALEQAGDSRSADIYWYHTDLNSAPLEVTDAAGNLCWSGQYDTFGKLQGQTVAGAAKRQGAQYQQPLRYAGQYQDDESGLHYNLFRYYEPEVGRFTTQDPIGLEGGLNLYAYAKNPLIWVDPLGLTSCSIQPGKNFKDHFIRHKGILEGYLGKKYPKWKVDEGAEFLRDVEKLRDSGKLVHVGQGTIKKGQPVMEIYRGEGMTYISKKLSDGREEFVTLIESGKGMDLGIVFSP; this is encoded by the coding sequence ATGACCGAAGCGGCTCGCGTCGGCGATACCATCGGGCATTCCCATGCCCTGGCCGGCATGATTGCCGGCACGATTGTCGGCGGCCTGATCGCCGCCGCAGGCGCGGTGGCGGCGGGTGCGCTGTTCGTCGCCGGCCTGGCGGCTTCCTGTATCGGCGTCGGCGTGCTGCTCATCGGCGCCAGTCTGGCGGTGGGGTATCTCACCGGGGAGGCGGCCACCGCGGCGCGCGACGGCATTGCCGACGCCGGCGCCGGTAGCCTGACCCCCAAAGGCAATATCGTCACCGGCTCCCCCAACGTCTTCATCAACGGCAAACCCGCCGCGCTCGCCACCAACAGCCAGGTGGCCTGCAGCGACGACGGCCCGAGCATGCAGATGGCGCAGGGCTCCGACAAGGTCAGCATCAACGGCCAGCCCGCCTCGCGCGTGGGGGACAAAACCAACTGCGACGCGCAGGTGATGGAAGGTTCGCCCAACGTGTTTATCGGCGGCGGCACCGTCACCACCTTGCCGATCAAGCCCGAAGTGCCGGATTGGCTGTACAAGGTCTCTGACCTGACGCTGCTGTTCGCCGGCCTGGTGGGCGGCGTGGGCGGCGCCGCCGGCAAGCTGGGGGCGCTGGGCAAACTGCTGGGCAAGCTGCCCGGCATCAACAAACTGGCGCGCATCGCCTGCCGCGCCGGCACCCTGATGACCGCCACCGCCGCCGTCGGCATTATCGCCCGGCCGGTGGATATCGTCAGCGGCCAGAAATTCCTCGACGGCGAAGACGATCTCGATTTCGTGCTGCCTTCGCGCCTGCCGGTCGCCTGGCAGCGCTATTGGCGCAGCGGCAACCCCGGCGACGGCGTACTGGGCCGCGGCTGGAACCTGTTCTGGGAGAGCAGCCTGCAGCCGTATCAGGACGGCCTGGTGTGGCGCGCCCCTTCCGGAGACTTCGTCGCTTTCCCGCAGGTGCCGCGCGGCCACAAAACCTACTGCGAAGCCGAAAAATGCTGGCTGATGCACAACGACGACGGCAGCTGGCAGCTGTTTGACGTCGGCGAACAGATTTTCCACTACCCGCCGCTGGCGGGCGATCAGCCGAGCCGGCTCAGCATGATCACCGACGCGATCGGCAACGCCACCTCGCTGTTTTACGACGACGAGGGGCTGCTGAGCGAACTGGTGGACAGCGCCGGGCAGCGCCTGATGTGCCGCTATGCGCAGGGCCGCCTGCGCGAAGTGGCGCTGCAAACCGCCGAAGGCGAACGGACGCTGGCGCGCTACGGCTACGATGAGCAGGGCCAACTGACGACGGTGAGCAACCGCGCCGGTGAGGTAACGCGCCGCTTCGGCTGGCGCGACGGCCTGATGATCAGCCACCAGGACGCCTCCGGGCTGCTGAACGAATACCAATGGCAAGAGATCGACGGCGTGCCGCGCGTGACGGCCTACCGCAACAGCGCCGGAGAATCGCTGGAGTTCGGTTATGACTTCGCCGGTGGGCGCCGCAGTGCGGTGCGCGGCGACGGCAAGCGCGCGGAGTGGCGGCTGGATGACGACGACAACGTGGCGCAGTACACCGACTTCGACCAGCGCCGCTACGGTTTTATCTACCAACGCGGCGAACTGTGCAGCGTGCTGCTGCCCGGCGGCGCGCAGCGCCAGAGCGAATGGGATCCTTACGGCCGCCTGCTGTCGGAGACCGATCCGCTCGGCCGCGTGACGCGCTATCAATATTCGCGCAACAGCGGCCGGCTGTTCGCCGTCGCGTACCCGGACGGTAGCAGCGAGGCGCAGCACTGGGATACGCTGGGGCGCCCGACGCGCTATGTCGATGCGCTGGGCAATGCCACGCTGTACCGCTATCCGGATGACGAAGAGAGCCTGCCGGCCGGCGTGATCGACGCGCTGGGCGGGGAAGTGAAGCTGGAGTGGGACGCCCGCGGCCAACTGACGCGCTACACCGACTGTTCCGGCAGCGTGACGGCTTATACCTACGATGCGCTGGGGCAACTGACGGCGCAGACCGATGCCGAAGGCCACCAGACGCGCTACCTATGGGATAACGGCGGGCGCCTGCACACCCTGATCCACCCGGACGGCGGCGAAGAGCGCTTTAACTGGAATGCACACGGCCAACTGGCCGAGCATCAGGACGCGCTGGGCAGCCTGACCCGCTGGCAGTACAACGCCCTGGGGCTGCCGGTCAGAATCACCGATCGCATCAACCGCACCCGGCGCTATCACTACAGCCCGCAGGGCTGGCTGACGCGGCTGGAGAACGGCAACGGCGGCGAATACCGCTTCAGCTACGATGCGGTGGGCCGCGTGCTGGCCGAAGAGCGCCCGGACGACACCCGCCACTATTATCGCTACGGCGCGGCCGGGCTGCTGGAGGAGCACCGCGAGGTCGGCCTGCCGGGCAGCGCGGGCGAGCTGACGCAGCGCGAACAGCGCTTCCGTTTCGACGAGGCGGGGCAGTTGGTCTGGCGCGGCAACGCCAGCGCGGAATGGCATTACCGCTTCGACGCCATGGGGCGGCTGCGCGAGCTGAACCGCCTGCCGACGGTGAGCGGCGCGGCGCTGGGCATCGAGCCGGACAGCGTGCAGATGCGCTATGACGCCGCCGGGCGGCTGCTCGGCGAGCAGGGCGTGAACGGCGAGCTGCAATACCAGTGGGATGCGCTGGCCAACCTGCAGGCGCTGACGCTGCCGCAGGGCGATCGCCTGCAGTGGCTGTATTACGGCTCCGGCCACGCCAGCGCCATCAAATTCAACCAGCAGGTGGTGAGCGAGTTCACCCGCGATCGCCTGCACCGGGAAACCGGCCGCAGCCAGGGCGCGCTGCAGCAGCAGCGGCGTTACGACGCCATGGGCCGCCGCAGCTGGCAGAGCAGCGCCTTCGGCCACGACAAACTGACCCGGCCGGAAGACGGCGTGCTGTGGCGCGCCTATCGCTACACCGGCCGCGGCGAGCTGGCCGGGGTGAGCGACGCGCTGCGCGGCGAAGTGCACTACGGTTACGACGCCGAAGGCCGCCTGCTGCAACACCGCGAACCTAATCAGGGCAAACCGGGGGCGCGGCTGGTGTACGATCTGGCGGATAACCTGCTGGGCGAGCGCAGCCCGCAGAGCGACATTGACGCGCACCTGCCGCTGGCGCCGATCGCCGATAACCGGCTGACGCACTGGCAAAAACTGTTTTACCGTTACGACGCCTGGGGCAACCTGATCAGCCGGCGCAACGGCCTGTATGAACAGCACTACCGCTACGACGCTGACAATCGGCTGGTGCAGGCGCATGGCCGCGGCCCGCAGGGCGAGTTCGAAGCGCAGTACCATTACGATGCGCTGGGCCGCCGCAGCCGCAAGGCGGTGCGCTACAAGGGCAAAACCGAACAGACGACCCGTTTCCTGTGGCAGGGTTACCGGTTGCTGCAGGAGCAGCGCGACGACGGCAGCCGCCGCAGCTGGAGCTACGATCCGGCCAGCCCGTGGAGCCCGCTGGCGGCGCTGGAGCAGGCGGGCGACAGCCGCTCGGCAGATATCTACTGGTATCACACCGATCTGAACAGCGCGCCGCTGGAAGTGACCGACGCGGCGGGCAACCTGTGTTGGTCCGGGCAATACGATACCTTCGGCAAGCTGCAGGGCCAGACGGTGGCCGGCGCGGCGAAGCGGCAGGGCGCGCAGTATCAGCAGCCGCTGCGCTACGCCGGGCAATATCAGGACGACGAAAGCGGCCTGCACTACAACCTGTTCCGCTACTACGAACCCGAGGTGGGGCGTTTCACCACGCAGGATCCGATAGGGTTGGAAGGCGGGCTGAATTTATATGCATACGCGAAAAATCCGCTCATTTGGGTTGACCCGTTAGGCCTTACTAGTTGTAGCATTCAACCTGGTAAAAACTTTAAAGATCACTTTATTCGGCATAAAGGTATACTAGAAGGCTATTTAGGGAAAAAATATCCAAAATGGAAAGTGGATGAAGGTGCTGAGTTCTTGAGAGATGTTGAAAAGTTACGAGATAGCGGGAAACTGGTCCATGTAGGACAAGGGACAATTAAAAAAGGTCAGCCTGTGATGGAGATATATAGAGGCGAAGGGATGACCTATATTTCTAAAAAGCTGTCTGATGGTAGGGAGGAATTTGTAACTCTTATTGAGTCTGGCAAAGGCATGGATCTTGGGATTGTTTTTTCACCATAG
- a CDS encoding macro domain-containing protein — protein sequence MESDKNYYKGTCELISGEGRIYTEFNGDAATRQITIINDLYYSSSSLEDWHEDIGFLLYDGKKSELDLSESKLITSLEFESEWNKTITSDVLNDYVSFSYGDASIPSSKSKMIIHIVNNKGKWGKGFVVPLSKRYPAVKEEYLKWFSEKKDFFLGNVQFICVSENERIYVANMLAQDGLKKSKDDNAQYVSYEALKECLSLVSDYALKERLSIQLPMIGAGLGGGDWDAIFSLIKERLARKKIKCNIVKLS from the coding sequence GTGGAGTCCGATAAGAATTATTATAAAGGTACATGTGAACTCATTTCTGGCGAAGGGAGGATCTATACCGAGTTTAATGGCGATGCTGCAACAAGACAAATAACTATAATAAATGATTTGTATTATTCATCCTCATCTTTGGAAGATTGGCACGAAGATATAGGTTTTTTACTTTATGATGGTAAGAAAAGTGAGCTTGATCTTTCTGAGTCAAAGTTGATAACTAGTCTTGAGTTTGAAAGTGAATGGAATAAGACGATCACCTCTGATGTTTTGAATGATTATGTCAGTTTTAGCTATGGTGATGCATCTATTCCTTCGTCAAAATCTAAAATGATCATTCATATTGTGAATAACAAGGGTAAGTGGGGAAAAGGCTTTGTTGTTCCTCTATCAAAACGCTATCCAGCAGTAAAGGAAGAATATTTAAAGTGGTTCTCTGAAAAAAAGGATTTTTTTCTCGGGAATGTACAATTCATCTGTGTGAGCGAAAATGAGCGGATATATGTTGCAAATATGTTGGCTCAGGATGGACTAAAGAAAAGTAAAGATGATAATGCTCAGTATGTTTCATATGAAGCACTTAAAGAATGTCTAAGTCTGGTTTCTGATTATGCATTAAAAGAAAGGCTTAGTATACAATTGCCTATGATTGGTGCAGGATTGGGAGGTGGTGATTGGGATGCTATTTTTTCTCTAATCAAAGAGCGCTTAGCAAGAAAGAAAATAAAATGCAACATCGTTAAGTTAAGTTGA
- a CDS encoding imm11 family protein — translation MNFYTFNSFTFGDNLICFPDPKSRLSSFFIWNEGDGNFLSYSLPKGKMPSASSSDIFNLHDYFPASLGIPIFSKRAKAVFERKVSSEMLFYECAVENVTETIFLCKVNNYFQIIDEEASTFRELEDGSKLIDVPAYKCDREFFIARDSIYCERIIVSQQFVDLCNEEQLNIGFERC, via the coding sequence ATGAACTTCTATACTTTCAATAGCTTTACATTTGGCGATAACTTGATTTGTTTTCCCGATCCGAAATCAAGATTGTCCAGCTTTTTTATTTGGAATGAAGGTGATGGTAATTTCCTATCCTACTCACTGCCAAAAGGGAAAATGCCAAGCGCTTCGAGTAGCGATATTTTTAATTTGCATGACTATTTTCCTGCCAGTCTCGGAATTCCAATCTTTTCAAAAAGAGCTAAGGCTGTATTTGAACGCAAGGTTTCGTCTGAGATGTTATTCTATGAATGTGCGGTAGAAAACGTAACTGAAACAATTTTTCTGTGTAAAGTGAATAATTATTTTCAAATTATTGATGAGGAAGCCTCGACGTTCAGAGAACTTGAAGATGGAAGCAAGCTCATTGATGTGCCTGCTTACAAGTGTGACAGGGAGTTCTTTATTGCTAGGGATAGCATCTATTGTGAAAGAATAATTGTCTCTCAGCAGTTTGTTGACCTATGTAATGAAGAACAGCTAAACATAGGCTTTGAGCGTTGCTAA
- a CDS encoding PhzF family phenazine biosynthesis protein, translated as MLRSDDVTPRAYKQVDVFTRTPLQGNPVAVVLEAEGLSSAQMLALARWTNLSETTFVLKPTHPAADYKVRIFTTEKELPFAGHPTLGTAHALLEAGLTPKRPGTVMQECGVGLVAVDIQPEGTLAFAAPEVEFRPMAAEETERLMAALRPAVMAASPLPVIAEMGIRWLMVRLPDAQSCLAVTPDQATIKRLQTSCNVDGVVIYGACSATEPADYEMRAFMVECGALIEDPVTGSANACLARLLKANHFPDGSQTAQGYQVRQGTQLNRDGRVSVRFIDGEPWIGGQCRTLIDGTLGI; from the coding sequence ATGCTCAGAAGTGATGATGTGACACCCCGCGCCTACAAACAGGTGGACGTGTTTACCCGCACGCCGCTGCAGGGCAACCCCGTGGCGGTGGTGCTGGAGGCCGAGGGGCTGAGCAGCGCGCAAATGCTGGCATTGGCCCGTTGGACCAACCTTTCGGAAACCACCTTTGTGCTTAAACCGACGCACCCGGCGGCGGATTATAAGGTGCGCATTTTCACCACCGAAAAAGAGCTGCCCTTCGCCGGCCACCCGACGCTGGGCACCGCCCACGCCCTGCTGGAAGCCGGTTTGACGCCTAAACGGCCTGGGACGGTGATGCAGGAATGCGGCGTCGGCCTGGTGGCGGTCGATATCCAGCCGGAAGGCACATTGGCGTTCGCCGCGCCCGAAGTTGAGTTCCGCCCAATGGCCGCTGAGGAAACAGAACGGCTGATGGCCGCTTTACGGCCCGCGGTGATGGCAGCAAGCCCTCTGCCGGTGATTGCCGAGATGGGCATTCGCTGGCTGATGGTGCGCCTGCCGGACGCACAATCCTGCCTGGCGGTGACGCCGGATCAGGCCACGATTAAACGCCTGCAAACGTCTTGCAATGTGGATGGCGTGGTGATTTATGGCGCCTGCTCCGCAACCGAACCGGCCGATTACGAAATGCGCGCGTTTATGGTGGAATGCGGCGCCTTGATTGAAGATCCGGTGACCGGCAGCGCCAACGCCTGCCTGGCGCGCTTATTGAAGGCCAACCACTTTCCCGACGGCAGCCAGACCGCACAGGGTTACCAGGTGCGCCAGGGCACCCAACTGAATCGAGATGGCCGCGTGAGCGTGCGCTTTATTGACGGCGAACCCTGGATCGGCGGGCAGTGCCGCACCCTGATTGATGGCACATTGGGTATTTAG
- a CDS encoding DMT family transporter: protein MNALLYLTVVLIWGTTWIAITLQQEGPVAIPVSIAYRFAISAAVMFAVLLLTRRLRRLAPRDHLFCVLQGCCVFGFNFFCFYHAAAYISSGLESVIFSMAVLFNALNSLLFFRQRPSPNLLPAALLGLTGIVALFWQDLAATRMAPELLKGIGLSALGTYGFSLGNMISTRHQRRGLDIFSTNTYAMTYGALLMALIALAQGASFQIEFSSRYIGSLLYLAIFGSVIAFAAYFSLLGRIGAGAAAYSTLLFPLVALTISTIYEGYQWHFNAVLGLCLILLGNLVMFAKPGLKWRRPGIAKQNSTL from the coding sequence ATGAATGCGCTGTTGTACCTCACCGTAGTGCTGATTTGGGGCACCACCTGGATTGCGATCACCCTGCAACAGGAAGGCCCGGTGGCCATTCCCGTCTCGATCGCTTACCGCTTCGCCATTTCCGCCGCGGTGATGTTCGCCGTGCTGTTGCTAACACGCCGCCTGCGCCGCCTCGCCCCGCGCGATCATCTGTTCTGCGTGCTGCAGGGCTGCTGCGTGTTCGGCTTCAACTTCTTCTGCTTCTACCACGCGGCGGCCTACATCAGCAGCGGGCTGGAATCGGTGATCTTCTCGATGGCGGTGCTGTTCAACGCCCTCAACAGCCTGCTGTTTTTCCGCCAGCGCCCCAGCCCCAACCTGCTGCCGGCGGCGCTGCTGGGTTTGACCGGCATCGTGGCGCTGTTTTGGCAAGATCTGGCCGCCACCCGCATGGCGCCGGAGCTGCTCAAAGGCATCGGCCTGAGCGCGCTCGGCACCTACGGCTTCTCGCTGGGCAACATGATCAGCACGCGCCATCAGCGCCGCGGGCTGGATATCTTTTCCACCAACACTTACGCCATGACCTACGGCGCGCTGCTGATGGCGCTGATCGCCCTGGCGCAGGGCGCATCGTTCCAGATCGAATTCAGCAGCCGCTATATCGGCTCCCTGCTGTACCTGGCGATTTTCGGATCGGTGATCGCCTTCGCCGCCTACTTCAGCCTGCTCGGCCGCATCGGCGCCGGCGCGGCGGCTTACAGCACCCTGCTGTTCCCGCTGGTAGCGCTGACCATCTCAACGATCTACGAAGGCTATCAGTGGCACTTCAACGCCGTGCTGGGCCTGTGCCTGATCCTACTGGGCAACCTGGTGATGTTCGCCAAGCCGGGGCTAAAATGGCGACGGCCAGGTATCGCGAAACAAAACTCAACCCTTTGA
- a CDS encoding helix-turn-helix domain-containing protein — translation MSNYQAFETLREHKARLHGSVLLGTGVELAAWSNCNDRVTQESADHHTLSLYVADGYECYQQVPGGWRNGGGPDRFCIMPRQYASTWDVRSDLSFVHLYCTDGHLRQLAEQTWDRSPAAINVEPRSFGEDPQITLLYRQFLLNCDWRDSANLLALSSASNLLMSHLIQRYSQLQWKLPQARGGLAPAVARRVREYIENHLDRPLLLADLAAQAGLSEYHFARMFKHATGLAPHQFVMRARLQRAERLLRHSQQPITEIALACGFSSASHFSNRFKAAYGFAPLQVRQGR, via the coding sequence ATGTCCAACTATCAGGCGTTTGAAACACTGCGTGAGCACAAGGCGCGGCTGCACGGCAGCGTGCTGCTGGGCACCGGCGTGGAGCTGGCCGCCTGGTCCAACTGCAACGATCGCGTCACGCAGGAAAGCGCCGACCACCATACCCTGAGCCTGTACGTCGCCGACGGCTATGAGTGCTACCAGCAGGTGCCGGGCGGCTGGCGCAACGGCGGCGGGCCGGATCGGTTCTGCATCATGCCGCGCCAATACGCCTCCACCTGGGACGTGCGCAGCGATCTGTCGTTCGTGCACCTGTATTGCACCGACGGGCATCTGCGGCAGCTGGCGGAGCAGACCTGGGATCGCAGCCCGGCGGCGATCAACGTAGAGCCGCGCAGCTTCGGCGAAGATCCGCAGATCACGCTGCTGTATCGCCAGTTTTTGCTCAACTGCGACTGGCGGGACAGCGCCAATCTGCTGGCGCTCAGCAGCGCGTCGAACCTGCTGATGTCGCATCTGATCCAGCGTTACAGTCAGCTGCAGTGGAAGCTGCCGCAGGCGCGCGGCGGCCTGGCGCCTGCGGTGGCCAGGCGGGTGCGGGAATATATCGAAAACCACCTCGATCGGCCTTTGCTGTTGGCGGATCTGGCGGCGCAGGCCGGGTTGAGCGAATACCATTTCGCCCGCATGTTCAAGCACGCCACCGGGCTGGCGCCGCACCAGTTTGTGATGCGCGCCCGGCTGCAGCGGGCGGAACGGCTGCTGCGGCACAGCCAACAGCCGATCACCGAGATCGCGCTGGCGTGCGGCTTCAGTTCCGCCAGCCACTTCAGCAACCGCTTCAAGGCGGCCTATGGATTTGCTCCGCTGCAGGTGCGGCAGGGGCGCTAA
- a CDS encoding glyoxalase/bleomycin resistance/dioxygenase family protein yields MDQQFAGLGVLFVAGFGPITRESDESQAFYVEALGLPLKPMPGNETYLLSEQGALDGVKHFALWPLAQAAQSCFGDDRWPADLALPQAWIEFDVADMAAATQGLVDRGYRLLVANREEPWGQSVTRLLSPEGLLVGVTHTPWLR; encoded by the coding sequence ATGGATCAACAGTTTGCCGGGCTGGGCGTGTTGTTTGTCGCCGGATTCGGGCCCATCACGCGTGAGAGCGACGAGAGCCAGGCGTTTTATGTCGAGGCGCTGGGGCTGCCGCTCAAGCCGATGCCGGGCAACGAAACCTATCTGCTGTCGGAGCAAGGCGCGCTGGACGGCGTGAAGCATTTCGCCCTGTGGCCGCTGGCGCAGGCGGCGCAGTCCTGCTTTGGCGACGATCGCTGGCCGGCGGATCTCGCGCTGCCGCAGGCGTGGATCGAGTTCGACGTGGCCGACATGGCGGCCGCCACCCAGGGGCTGGTCGATCGCGGTTATCGGCTGTTGGTCGCCAACCGCGAAGAGCCGTGGGGGCAGAGCGTTACCCGTTTGCTCAGCCCGGAAGGGTTGCTGGTCGGTGTCACCCATACGCCCTGGCTGCGTTAA
- a CDS encoding MoaF-related domain-containing protein, translating into MTEKHGQFIAVGKVVQVTFGDFAFKLDFTDDKTMTFTGIGEASQGITDTVQYTAVEIRPKVYMVYWHEPQSGDNVTHIEDFERGEVYTNIAAKDGSFTHLKGQLKIVGHSGK; encoded by the coding sequence ATGACGGAAAAACACGGGCAGTTCATTGCGGTCGGTAAAGTGGTGCAGGTGACCTTCGGCGATTTCGCCTTCAAGCTGGATTTTACCGATGACAAGACCATGACCTTCACCGGTATCGGCGAGGCGTCGCAGGGCATCACCGACACCGTGCAGTACACCGCGGTGGAGATCCGGCCAAAGGTCTATATGGTCTATTGGCATGAGCCGCAGTCCGGCGACAACGTGACGCATATCGAGGACTTTGAGCGCGGCGAGGTGTACACCAACATCGCCGCCAAGGACGGTAGCTTCACCCATCTGAAAGGGCAGCTGAAAATCGTAGGTCACTCAGGAAAATAA
- a CDS encoding ester cyclase gives MKKALITCAIVGGLLASYPALSTDQAASDKSAGKGGYHHAQQKLKVVEDLYAGFFNRHDIGVAQKLIVENYKQHNPFVGDGIKPFLDFFSQTFKDNPQYSAKIYRSAVNGDLVYVHVKYQNNPQDRGTASVDIYRVNDQGKITEHWDVNQDVPEKSANDNTMF, from the coding sequence ATGAAAAAGGCATTGATCACCTGTGCGATCGTCGGCGGCTTGCTGGCGAGTTACCCGGCGCTGTCAACGGATCAGGCGGCGTCTGACAAATCGGCCGGCAAAGGCGGTTATCATCATGCTCAGCAGAAGCTGAAGGTGGTGGAAGATCTGTACGCGGGCTTTTTCAATCGCCACGACATCGGCGTGGCGCAGAAGCTGATTGTGGAAAACTACAAGCAGCATAACCCGTTCGTCGGCGACGGCATCAAGCCGTTCCTGGATTTCTTCAGCCAGACCTTTAAAGACAATCCGCAGTACAGCGCCAAAATATACCGCAGCGCGGTCAACGGCGATTTGGTCTATGTTCACGTCAAATACCAAAATAACCCGCAGGATCGCGGTACCGCCAGCGTGGATATTTACCGGGTGAACGATCAGGGGAAAATCACCGAGCATTGGGACGTCAATCAGGATGTGCCGGAAAAATCGGCCAACGACAATACCATGTTCTGA